From a single Nematostella vectensis chromosome 3, jaNemVect1.1, whole genome shotgun sequence genomic region:
- the LOC5498014 gene encoding membrane progesterone receptor epsilon, protein MDDTGSLLRSSVAVHTREKVLSKRMICNEKSTAAIGNNNLSKLSAVLQSPLELVFDCDIPEGFRTPFIKTGYRKPGLTMWGCFKSLIEPTNETVNVWTHVLALVLFLLRFSNVFSNSDFDPWCYGLVCFAIGIASLMAMSSSAHLINCMSLSAHHIGFYLDYAAICVYSFSGSQAFFFYSRPSQTDFVLLSSPTVFLTVSAIMSCLCTAVCCASRHRWLRSKYVIRTSMFMLYFIIVTSPFTYRLAYSTAESETSRAVHYFNRHIINYILSAFVNVTKLPERYFPRLFDFLGQSHHFLHILAALGAADAFTATNLDMKTRQDLLAGLPGPNLWNTFGVFFTVAFTNLFIVYLFSKALLKQEKEKSN, encoded by the coding sequence ATGGACGATACCGGCTCTCTACTTAGAAGCTCTGTGGCTGTGCATACAAGAGAAAAGGTTTTGAGCAAAAGGATGATTTGTAACGAGAAATCCACAGCGGCAATAGGCAACAATAATCTTTCGAAGTTATCAGCGGTGCTTCAAAGTCCTTTAGAACTTGTCTTCGACTGTGATATTCCTGAAGGTTTCCGCACGCCTTTTATCAAGACAGGCTACAGAAAACCCGGTCTAACAATGTGGGGGTGTTTTAAAAGCCTCATAGAACCCACCAACGAGACTGTGAATGTTTGGACCCATGTCTTAGCTCTCGTCCTGTTTCTTCTTCGATTTAGCAATGTGTTTTCTAATTCGGACTTTGACCCATGGTGCTACGGTCTGGTGTGTTTTGCGATTGGTATCGCTAGTCTTATGGCTATGAGTTCTTCGGCTCATCTCATTAATTGCATGTCCTTATCGGCCCATCACATTGGCTTCTACCTCGACTACGCCGCTATTTGCGTCTATAGTTTTAGTGGTTCTCAGGCTTTCTTCTTCTACTCAAGACCGAGCCAGACAGATTTCGTGTTGCTCTCTTCGCCAACCGTGTTTTTGACCGTATCTGCAATCATGTCTTGTCTCTGTACGGCTGTCTGCTGTGCGTCGCGACATCGCTGGCTGCGCTCGAAGTATGTCATTCGTACATCAATGTTTATGCTGTATTTCATTATTGTAACGTCCCCTTTCACTTACCGCCTGGCCTATTCCACGGCTGAATCTGAGACCTCGAGAGCTGTGCACTACTTCAACCGGCACATAATAAACTACATTCTTAGTGCATTTGTGAATGTCACCAAGCTGCCAGAGCGCTATTTTCCCCGCTTGTTTGACTTCCTGGGACAAAGTCACCATTTCCTGCACATTCTGGCAGCCTTGGGAGCCGCAGATGCATTTACAGCCACAAATCTGGACATGAAGACCAGGCAAGACTTATTAGCGGGGCTGCCAGGCCCAAATCTATGGAATACGTTTGGAGTGTTCTTCACTGTTGCCTTCaccaatttatttattgtctatttgttttcaaaagcaTTGTTAAAgcaagagaaagagaaatctAATTGA